One stretch of Streptomyces agglomeratus DNA includes these proteins:
- a CDS encoding GroES family chaperonin: MSENTTHDKLPIRMLHDRVLVRSDSPEGERRSGGGILIPATAAVGKRLAWAEVVAVGQNVRTVEPGDRVLYDPEDRAEVEVRGIPYVLMRERDLHAVASERVSEDSTGLYL; the protein is encoded by the coding sequence GTGAGCGAGAACACCACGCACGACAAGCTGCCCATCCGGATGCTGCACGACCGGGTGCTGGTCAGGTCGGACAGTCCCGAGGGCGAGCGCCGCTCGGGTGGCGGCATCCTGATTCCGGCGACCGCGGCGGTCGGCAAGCGGCTGGCCTGGGCCGAGGTGGTCGCGGTCGGTCAGAACGTACGGACCGTGGAGCCGGGCGACCGGGTGCTGTACGACCCGGAGGACCGGGCCGAGGTCGAGGTGCGCGGCATCCCGTACGTGCTGATGCGTGAGCGTGATCTGCACGCGGTGGCTTCGGAGCGGGTCTCGGAGGACTCGACCGGCCTGTACCTGTAG
- a CDS encoding DMT family transporter, whose protein sequence is MAWVLLVVAGLLEVGWSIGMKYTDGFTRLWPSVFTGAGIVASMLLLSHAAKTLPIGTAYGVWVGIGAAGAAVLGMVVLGEPATAARIFFVCLLLVAVVGLKATSGH, encoded by the coding sequence GTGGCCTGGGTTCTGCTTGTCGTCGCCGGTCTGCTCGAGGTCGGCTGGTCGATCGGGATGAAGTACACCGACGGCTTTACGAGGCTGTGGCCGAGTGTCTTCACGGGTGCCGGGATCGTCGCGAGCATGCTGCTGCTGTCGCACGCCGCCAAGACGCTGCCGATCGGTACGGCGTACGGCGTCTGGGTCGGTATCGGCGCGGCCGGTGCGGCGGTGCTCGGCATGGTGGTGCTCGGTGAGCCGGCGACCGCCGCCCGGATATTCTTCGTCTGTCTGCTGCTGGTGGCCGTCGTGGGGCTGAAGGCGACCTCCGGGCACTAG
- a CDS encoding DUF3618 domain-containing protein encodes MSDARTPAQIEADIKSRRDQLAVTLDEIGVRLHPKTIVGDAKARVASTVDQTAGRAFVAVNRTVSDVKAQFVSEDGSPRLERLVPVALVAVGLVGLLALSTRRRRA; translated from the coding sequence GTGTCGGATGCCAGGACCCCTGCGCAGATCGAGGCGGACATCAAGAGCCGGCGCGACCAGCTGGCCGTAACGCTCGACGAGATCGGGGTGCGGCTGCACCCGAAGACGATCGTCGGTGACGCGAAGGCCAGGGTCGCCTCGACCGTGGACCAGACCGCGGGCCGGGCGTTCGTCGCGGTGAACCGGACGGTGTCCGATGTGAAGGCGCAGTTCGTTTCGGAGGACGGTTCGCCGCGTCTTGAGCGGCTTGTTCCGGTGGCGCTGGTGGCCGTGGGGCTGGTGGGTCTGCTGGCCCTGTCCACGCGGCGCAGGCGCGCCTGA
- a CDS encoding glucose PTS transporter subunit EIIB, whose protein sequence is MASKAEKIVAGLGGIDNIDEIEGCITRLRTEVHNPDLVDEVALKAAGAHGVVKMGSAIQVVIGTDADPIAADIEDMM, encoded by the coding sequence ATGGCCAGCAAGGCTGAGAAGATCGTCGCCGGGCTCGGCGGTATCGACAACATCGACGAGATCGAAGGCTGCATCACCCGCCTGCGCACCGAGGTCCACAACCCGGACCTCGTCGACGAGGTCGCCCTCAAGGCCGCCGGCGCCCACGGCGTCGTCAAGATGGGCAGCGCCATCCAGGTCGTCATCGGCACCGACGCCGACCCCATCGCCGCGGACATCGAAGACATGATGTGA
- the rph gene encoding ribonuclease PH, with the protein MSRIDGRTPEQLRPVTIERGWSKHAEGSVLISFGDTKVFCTASVTEGVPRWRKGSGEGWVTAEYSMLPRSTNTRGDRESVRGKIGGRTHEISRLIGRSLRAVIDYKALGENTIVLDCDVLQADGGTRTAAVTGAYVALADAVAWAQGKKIVKAGRKPLIGTVAAVSVGIVDGVPLLDLCYEEDVRAETDMNVVCTGDGRFVEVQGTAEAEPFDRKELNALLDLASGGCADLTAIQVKALEGTL; encoded by the coding sequence ATGTCTCGAATCGACGGCCGTACCCCCGAACAGCTCCGCCCCGTCACCATCGAACGCGGATGGAGCAAGCACGCCGAGGGCTCCGTCCTCATCTCCTTCGGTGACACCAAGGTCTTCTGCACCGCCTCCGTCACCGAAGGCGTCCCGCGCTGGCGCAAGGGCAGCGGCGAAGGCTGGGTCACCGCCGAATACTCGATGCTGCCCCGCTCCACCAACACCCGCGGCGACCGCGAATCCGTACGCGGCAAGATCGGCGGCCGTACGCACGAGATCTCCCGCCTCATCGGCCGCTCCCTGCGCGCGGTCATCGACTACAAGGCACTCGGCGAGAACACGATCGTCCTCGACTGCGACGTACTCCAGGCCGACGGCGGCACCCGCACCGCGGCCGTCACCGGCGCCTACGTCGCCCTCGCCGACGCCGTCGCCTGGGCCCAGGGCAAGAAGATCGTCAAGGCCGGACGCAAGCCGCTCATCGGCACCGTCGCCGCCGTCAGCGTCGGCATCGTCGACGGCGTCCCGCTGCTCGACCTCTGCTACGAGGAAGACGTCCGCGCCGAAACCGACATGAACGTCGTCTGCACCGGCGACGGCCGCTTCGTCGAGGTCCAGGGCACCGCCGAGGCCGAGCCCTTCGACCGCAAGGAACTGAACGCGCTCCTCGACCTCGCGAGCGGCGGCTGCGCCGACCTCACGGCCATCCAGGTGAAGGCGCTCGAAGGCACACTCTGA
- the bcp gene encoding thioredoxin-dependent thiol peroxidase, whose translation MSERLQPGDTAPDFTLPDADGTEVSLASYKGRKVIVYFYPAALTPGCTKQACDFTDNLELLTGAGYDVVGVSPDKPEKLAKFREKEDLKVTLVGDPSKEVLTAYGAFGEKKLYGKTVTGVIRSTIVVDEDGKVERALYNVKATGHVAKIIKDLGI comes from the coding sequence ATGAGCGAGCGACTCCAGCCCGGCGACACCGCCCCCGACTTCACCCTGCCCGACGCCGACGGAACCGAGGTCTCCCTCGCCTCGTACAAGGGCCGCAAAGTCATCGTCTACTTCTACCCGGCCGCCCTTACCCCCGGCTGCACCAAGCAGGCGTGCGACTTCACCGACAACCTGGAGCTGCTGACCGGCGCCGGTTACGACGTCGTCGGCGTCTCCCCCGACAAGCCCGAGAAGCTCGCGAAGTTCCGCGAGAAGGAAGACCTCAAGGTCACGCTGGTCGGCGACCCCTCCAAGGAGGTCCTGACCGCGTACGGCGCCTTCGGCGAGAAGAAGCTGTACGGCAAGACCGTGACCGGCGTGATCCGCTCCACGATCGTCGTCGACGAGGACGGCAAGGTCGAGCGCGCCCTGTACAACGTCAAGGCGACGGGCCACGTAGCGAAGATCATCAAGGACCTCGGCATCTGA
- the rdgB gene encoding RdgB/HAM1 family non-canonical purine NTP pyrophosphatase codes for MTRLILATRNAGKITELHAILADAGLTHDLVGADAYPEIPDVKETGVTFAENALLKAHAMAQATGLPAVADDSGLAVDVLGGAPGIFSARWSGRHGDDTANLNLLLAQLADIDTPHRAAHFACAAALALPDGTERVVEGRLRGTLRHTPAGTNGFGYDPILQPDGYDVTCAELTPAEKNAISHRGQAFRALVPVVRELLG; via the coding sequence ATGACCCGCCTGATTCTCGCCACCCGCAACGCCGGGAAAATCACCGAGCTCCACGCGATCCTCGCCGACGCAGGTCTCACCCACGACCTCGTCGGCGCGGACGCGTACCCCGAGATCCCCGACGTCAAGGAAACCGGCGTCACCTTCGCCGAGAACGCGCTCCTCAAGGCCCACGCCATGGCGCAGGCCACCGGCCTGCCCGCCGTGGCCGACGACTCGGGCCTGGCGGTCGACGTCCTGGGCGGCGCCCCCGGCATCTTCTCGGCCCGCTGGTCGGGCAGGCACGGCGACGACACCGCGAACCTGAATCTCCTGCTGGCCCAGCTCGCGGACATCGACACCCCGCACCGCGCGGCGCACTTCGCCTGCGCGGCGGCCCTGGCCCTCCCCGACGGCACGGAACGCGTGGTCGAAGGCCGCCTCCGGGGCACCCTCCGCCACACCCCGGCCGGCACGAACGGCTTCGGCTACGACCCCATCCTCCAGCCCGACGGCTACGACGTAACCTGCGCGGAACTGACCCCGGCGGAAAAGAACGCCATCAGCCACCGGGGCCAGGCATTCCGGGCGCTGGTCCCGGTGGTGCGGGAGCTGCTGGGCTGA
- the proP gene encoding glycine betaine/L-proline transporter ProP — MAATGPGSGPDHVADPEAIKRHRTLFRAARRRKNPPLRRSDITITDEASVRRAVKAASLGNAMEWFDFGIYSYLAVTIGHVFFPSGNDTAQLLSSFATFAVAFLVRPVGGMVFGPMGDKLGRKKVLALTMILMAVGTFAIGLIPSYATIGFWAPVLLIFFRLVQGFSTGGEYGGASTFIAEYAPDKRRGFFGSFLEFGTLAGYTGAAGLVTVLTAWLGSDAMEAWGWRLPFLVAGPLGLVGLYLRMRLDETPAFQKLESGNVRASEAADPAESTAKGDLARIFRQYWPTLILCIALVGAYNVTDYMLLSYMPTYLSDELGYSETHGLLVLLGVMVCLMAVISQVGRLNDRFGRKPLLMAGMLGFFFLSLPSFLLIKQGSIPAISAGMLMLGLSLVCLLGTMSAALPALFPTHVRYGSLSVGYNLSASLFGGTTPLVITGLISLTGNNLMPAYYSMAAALIGVIAVACMKETAQQPLAGSPPSVETKQEAAELVAAQTAEPRF, encoded by the coding sequence ATGGCGGCCACCGGCCCCGGCTCCGGCCCCGACCACGTGGCCGATCCCGAAGCGATCAAGCGCCACCGCACCCTCTTCCGCGCTGCCCGGAGAAGGAAGAACCCGCCGCTGCGCCGCTCCGACATCACCATCACCGACGAAGCGTCGGTCAGGCGCGCCGTCAAAGCGGCCTCGCTCGGCAACGCCATGGAATGGTTCGACTTCGGCATCTACAGCTACCTGGCGGTGACGATCGGCCACGTCTTCTTCCCGTCCGGGAACGACACGGCCCAACTCCTCTCCTCCTTCGCGACCTTCGCGGTCGCCTTCCTCGTACGACCCGTCGGCGGCATGGTGTTCGGACCGATGGGGGACAAACTGGGCCGCAAGAAGGTCCTCGCCCTCACCATGATCCTCATGGCCGTCGGCACGTTCGCCATCGGCCTGATCCCCTCGTACGCCACCATCGGCTTCTGGGCGCCGGTCCTGCTCATCTTCTTCCGGCTGGTGCAGGGCTTCTCCACCGGCGGCGAGTACGGCGGCGCGTCGACATTCATCGCGGAGTACGCCCCCGACAAGCGCCGCGGCTTCTTCGGCAGCTTCCTCGAATTCGGCACCCTCGCCGGGTACACCGGCGCCGCCGGCCTCGTGACCGTCCTCACCGCCTGGCTCGGCTCGGACGCCATGGAAGCATGGGGCTGGCGCCTCCCGTTCCTCGTCGCCGGCCCGCTCGGCCTCGTCGGCCTCTATCTGCGGATGCGACTCGACGAGACCCCCGCCTTCCAGAAGCTGGAAAGCGGCAACGTCCGCGCGTCCGAGGCCGCCGACCCCGCGGAGAGCACCGCCAAGGGAGACCTCGCGAGGATCTTCCGGCAGTACTGGCCGACGCTGATCCTGTGCATCGCCCTCGTCGGCGCGTACAACGTCACCGACTACATGCTGCTGTCGTACATGCCGACGTACCTCTCCGACGAACTCGGCTACAGCGAGACACACGGGCTGCTCGTCCTGCTCGGCGTGATGGTCTGCCTGATGGCCGTCATCAGCCAGGTCGGCCGCCTGAACGACCGCTTCGGCCGCAAGCCACTGCTGATGGCGGGCATGCTCGGCTTCTTCTTCCTCTCGCTCCCGTCCTTCCTCCTGATCAAGCAGGGCAGCATCCCGGCCATCAGCGCGGGCATGCTGATGCTCGGCCTGTCGCTGGTCTGCCTGCTGGGCACGATGTCGGCGGCGCTCCCGGCGCTCTTCCCGACGCACGTCAGGTACGGGTCGCTGTCGGTCGGCTACAACCTCTCCGCCTCACTGTTCGGCGGCACGACCCCGCTGGTCATCACGGGCCTGATCAGCCTCACCGGCAACAACCTGATGCCCGCGTACTACTCCATGGCGGCGGCACTCATCGGCGTCATCGCGGTGGCGTGCATGAAGGAAACCGCCCAACAGCCGCTGGCAGGCTCCCCGCCGTCGGTGGAAACGAAGCAGGAAGCGGCGGAACTGGTAGCGGCACAGACGGCGGAGCCGAGGTTCTGA
- a CDS encoding transglycosylase domain-containing protein: MNDEPQQPQGWAPRDPSDPTGTGEKQARKNKKKTGGNGADGPDGSPDGKKARRPKRTGLRRLVPTWRMLLGTFLLLALLLIGAFLAGYTLVKIPAANSAATSQSNVYLYADGSQLARDGEVNRESVKLAQIPKTVQRAVLAAEDRDFYSERAVDPQAMVRAGWNTLTGKGKQSGSTITQQYVKNYYLDQEQTATRKVKEFFIAIKLDREESKNDIFEGYLNTSYFGRNAYGIQAAAQAYYGKDIDEVTTAEGAYLASLLNAPSAYDVTTHPENKGAALGRWNYVLDGMVKEKWLTPAQRAGAKFPAPHEAKPASGLSGQRGYIVQAVEDYLTNNKIIDEDTLATGGYRITTTLEKSKQDAFAEAVDDKVMSQTSKDRKADRNVRVGGASIDPASGKVVAMYGGIDYTKQYVNNATRRDYQVGSTFKPFVFTSAVENGSTTQDGRQITPNTIYDGTNKRMVEGPNGPTGYDPENEDQRSYGPVTVRTATDKSINAVYAQMAQDVGPAKVKDTAVALGLPAHTPSLDPYPSIALGVATASVLDMTEAYATLANHGRHGTYTIVEKITKNGQTVALPTADADSDPGSGPDAGSDAGSGAGTTQAVSREAADTTTSILRSVVDGGTGTAAQSAGRPAAGKTGTAEEDKAAWFAGYTPDLATVVAVMGQDPETGVQKPLYGALGQPRINGGGAPAQIWGQFTAAALEGKPVRDFDLETAAGSDEPAASPSEQEPDTGESEGSAEPPSSDSPDDPTRSPTTGGGQDTGGTTTDTGGTTGSPGTTDGGPTDTGGTDGGADGGGAEGGTDTGGATDTGGATGSTGSPGTTDGGPTDTGGTGGGGDTGGTTGPPSDGLLNGPRGRN; this comes from the coding sequence ATGAACGACGAGCCACAGCAGCCCCAGGGGTGGGCGCCCCGGGACCCCTCCGACCCCACGGGGACCGGGGAAAAGCAGGCCAGGAAGAACAAGAAGAAGACCGGCGGGAACGGCGCGGACGGCCCGGACGGAAGCCCGGACGGCAAGAAGGCCCGCCGCCCCAAGCGCACCGGCCTGCGCCGTCTGGTCCCCACCTGGCGCATGCTGCTCGGTACGTTCCTGCTGCTGGCCCTGCTGCTGATCGGCGCGTTCCTCGCGGGCTACACGCTCGTCAAGATCCCGGCCGCCAACAGCGCAGCCACCTCCCAGAGCAATGTCTACCTCTACGCGGACGGCTCGCAGCTCGCCCGCGACGGCGAGGTCAACCGCGAGAGCGTCAAGCTCGCCCAGATCCCCAAGACCGTCCAGCGCGCCGTGCTGGCCGCCGAGGACCGCGACTTCTACTCCGAGCGGGCGGTCGACCCCCAGGCCATGGTCCGCGCGGGCTGGAACACCCTCACGGGCAAGGGCAAGCAGTCCGGCTCCACCATCACCCAGCAGTACGTGAAGAACTACTACCTCGACCAGGAACAGACCGCGACCCGGAAGGTGAAGGAGTTCTTCATCGCGATCAAGCTCGATCGCGAGGAGAGCAAGAACGACATCTTCGAGGGGTACCTGAACACCAGCTACTTCGGTCGCAACGCGTACGGCATCCAGGCCGCCGCCCAGGCGTACTACGGCAAGGACATCGACGAGGTCACGACCGCCGAGGGCGCCTACCTCGCCTCGCTCCTCAACGCCCCCAGCGCGTACGACGTCACCACCCACCCCGAGAACAAGGGCGCGGCCCTGGGCCGCTGGAACTACGTACTCGACGGCATGGTGAAGGAGAAGTGGCTGACGCCCGCCCAGCGCGCCGGGGCGAAGTTCCCCGCGCCGCACGAGGCGAAGCCCGCCTCCGGGCTCTCCGGGCAGCGCGGCTACATCGTGCAGGCCGTCGAGGACTACCTCACCAACAACAAGATCATCGACGAGGACACCCTCGCGACCGGCGGCTACCGCATCACCACCACCCTGGAGAAGTCCAAGCAGGACGCCTTCGCCGAGGCCGTCGACGACAAGGTGATGTCGCAGACCAGCAAGGACCGCAAGGCCGACCGCAATGTCCGCGTCGGCGGCGCCTCCATCGACCCGGCGAGCGGCAAGGTCGTCGCGATGTACGGCGGCATCGACTACACGAAGCAGTACGTCAACAACGCGACGCGCCGCGACTACCAGGTTGGCTCCACCTTCAAGCCGTTCGTCTTCACCTCGGCCGTCGAGAACGGCTCCACCACCCAGGACGGCCGCCAGATCACGCCGAACACCATCTACGACGGCACCAACAAGCGGATGGTGGAAGGCCCCAACGGGCCGACCGGGTACGACCCGGAGAACGAGGACCAGCGCTCGTACGGCCCGGTCACCGTCCGTACCGCCACCGACAAGTCGATCAACGCGGTGTACGCGCAGATGGCACAGGACGTCGGGCCCGCCAAGGTCAAGGACACCGCCGTCGCCCTCGGCCTCCCCGCACACACGCCGAGCCTCGATCCGTACCCGTCGATCGCTCTCGGCGTCGCCACCGCCAGCGTCCTCGACATGACGGAGGCGTACGCGACACTCGCCAACCACGGCAGGCACGGCACGTACACGATCGTCGAGAAGATCACCAAGAACGGCCAGACCGTCGCGCTCCCCACGGCGGACGCAGACTCCGACCCGGGCTCCGGGCCCGACGCGGGCTCGGACGCCGGCTCCGGCGCCGGCACCACGCAGGCCGTGTCCCGCGAGGCCGCCGACACCACCACGTCGATCCTCCGGAGCGTCGTCGACGGCGGCACCGGCACGGCGGCCCAGTCCGCCGGCCGCCCGGCGGCGGGCAAGACCGGCACCGCCGAGGAGGATAAGGCGGCGTGGTTCGCGGGATACACCCCCGACCTGGCCACCGTCGTCGCCGTCATGGGCCAGGACCCGGAAACCGGCGTACAGAAGCCGCTGTACGGAGCACTCGGACAGCCGCGCATCAACGGCGGCGGAGCGCCCGCGCAGATCTGGGGCCAGTTCACGGCCGCCGCGCTCGAAGGCAAGCCGGTGCGGGACTTCGACCTGGAGACGGCGGCCGGCTCCGACGAACCCGCCGCCTCACCGTCCGAGCAGGAGCCGGACACCGGGGAGTCGGAGGGCTCCGCGGAACCGCCGTCGAGCGACAGCCCCGACGACCCGACGCGCAGCCCGACCACCGGCGGCGGCCAGGACACCGGCGGCACGACGACGGACACGGGCGGCACGACGGGATCGCCGGGCACGACCGACGGCGGCCCCACGGACACCGGCGGCACGGACGGCGGAGCCGACGGCGGCGGCGCGGAAGGCGGGACGGACACCGGCGGCGCGACTGACACGGGCGGCGCCACGGGCTCGACGGGCTCGCCGGGCACGACCGACGGCGGCCCCACGGACACCGGCGGCACGGGCGGCGGCGGCGACACGGGCGGCACCACCGGACCGCCGTCGGACGGCCTGCTGAACGGCCCACGCGGCCGCAACTGA